The DNA sequence TGCCCTAAATGCTAAGGGCAGCCCCATTGCCGGACGGCTGCTGACAGATGACGTTATCGATATCACGCTCGCCGTACTTACCAACGGCGCGGTTACAAGCGACAACGTTTCCTATAGCGGAACACCCGGCAACCCAGCCCAGGGCCACGATCCTCTAGAGGCCTCTTTTCCCTACCTGGCTCCTGCTAACTAGCATTCGCCCGCTAGCTAATTAGCAAACACACCCAGAGCGATAGAGGAGCCTGTCTGTATCGTTCTGGTTCGCAGGTTGAAAGGTTTGAATGTTCACGCCTTTCAACCTGCATTTAGATTCTTCTTTCAACAGTCTCTACCTGAAATGACCAGCGCAGAACGCGACCGCAATGGTATCCATTAAATCAATTACATCAGTCTCGAAGCGAACGTCTGCGTATCGAGCGTTGGGCCTGGGTCTGCTCGCGATTGGGACAGTCGCCCTAACGCAGGTTCCAAATTGGCAATGGCCGGGGTTCGGGCCTCGGACTGACTACAAATATGCATTTCCTGGCTTCCTAGATCGCCAAGATCAGCAAACCTTAGAGCAGTCGATTTCGTTCTACCAAGGCCAAGTCCAGAAGCATCCAACCGATGGGCTCGATCAAGCGACGCTAGCCAATCTTTACATTCAGATGGCCCGCGCCACGCGTAACGACAGCTGGTATTTGCTGGCAGAAAAGTCGGCCCAGCAATCGCTGGTCAATTTGCCCTTTGACAACAAGGGAGCCGTCTTGGCCCTAGCTCAGATTGCTGAGGCCCAGCATGACTTCACAACCGCCATTCGTTTAGCTAAAAGCGTGGGCCACCCCGACGCCCTAGGGCTTGTGGTCACGGCCAAGCTCGCCCTGGGAGAGGTTGAAGAGGCTGCTGCCGAAGCGAACAAGCTGGCAGAGCAGTATCCGTCGTTGGGTAGCCTAACGCTCAAGGCATTGGCTCACGAGGCCCAGGGGCAGGATGACCAAGCCCTGGCGGCTTTTCAGCAGGCGATCGCCGCGGAAGAACCCGATAACTCCGTCGGTTCGGCCCAGGCTCGCGTGTTTTTGGGGCGATTTTACGCTCAGCGAGGCAACCACAGCCTAGCTAAGGGCCTCTACCGAGAAGCGCTGCGAATCGTCCCCGACTACCCACTGGCCCATCTTCAGCTAGCAGAGTTGGCTACGGTGAAAGGCCAGTACCGCACCGCCAAATACCATTACCAAGCGGTCGGGGGACCAACGGCTCTGCACGGTTTGGCTCGACTGCAAGCCCTGCAGGGGCGATCGGCAACTGAGGCCTGGAAAGCTGCTGAAACTGAGCTGCGGCGCAATGTTGAGGGCAACGCCCTCGGGCACCGGCGCAATTTAGCCCATCTGCTGCTGGAACGGGGTGACCCCGCCGATGTAGCAGAGGCAGTGGCGCTGATGGAAACCGAAACCGCTAACCGCCGCGATGCCCAAACCCTCGACACTTTGGCCTGGACGCTGGGGTCGGCGGGCCGATTGCCTGAGGCCCAGCAGGCACTTCAAGAAGCATTGGACCAGGGGGTGCGCAGTGCGGCGATCGCCTATCGAGCCGGAGAAATTGAGCTGGCCCTGAATCATCCCGTCCAGGCGGCAGAATTTTTTCGCCAGGCGACCGAGATAGATCCCACGTTTACCCCCCAAACCCGGCAGCGGTTAGGCCTAACCAAACAGGAGAAGTGATGATTACCCAGCAGTTTCACCAGGATTTGCGCCGACTTCGCTGCCGCTGGTACAGTGCCTTGGGGTTGTTGGTCGCCCTCATCTGCATTGGGGTTGGGCTGGCGATCGCCCCGCCCGCCGCTGCCCACTGGGGAGATTTGGCCGCCGCTGAAATTGCCACGGAAGGGACAGAGACGCGCATCGCCCTGACCTACCCAACTGGGTTGACCGCCTTTGCCGACGACGACAGCAGCGGACAACTCTCTACCGATGAACTGATTCGTCATCAAGAGGCACTAACGCGACAACTTGAATCCGCGATCGCCCTCAAAGACAGCCGTAACCAATCGCCCCGGCTAACCCTCCAGCCCACCGTAGACAGCGCCTCTGCCAACGCCAGGATTGCCCCCGGCAGCCACACCACGCTGCAACTGTTGTATTCCTGGGCAGAGCCGCCCTCGGGGTTGGCGATCGCTTACACCTTGTTTCCGCCCGATGCACCCGAGGCTAGCTGTCTGGCCACCATTGCCCAAAACGGGCAGGTCACCAACCATGTCTTTACCCCTCAAGATCCCAACTTCACCGTGAGAACCGCAGGCTCAGCCGCTTTGGGCAGCAAAGCCTGGTTTGTCACGCTGCTCGGGGCATTCTTGTGGGGGGCTGTGCACTCGCTGTCGCCGGGACACGGCAAAACCCTAGTGGGGGCTTACTTGGTAGGCGAACGGGCCACCTCTCGCCACGCCTTGTTTTTGGCGCTGACAACCACCGTAACCCACACCCTTGGTGTCTTTGCCCTAGGGCTGATCACTCTGGCGGCGGCCCGCTATGTGCTGCCCGAGCAAATTTACCCCTGGCTGAGCCTGCTCTCAGGAGCCATGATTGTCTGCATCGGCGCCAACTTGATTACCCAGCGGCGTCGGCGATCTAGCCATCAACCCAGTGCCCATATCCACGCTCTCGGTGAACTGCCTCACGCCCACCACGGCATCCATACCCACGCGCCTAGGGAAGCTCATGTCCACGCCCACAACAATTCCCACGGCCACGAGCACCATACCCACGCCAATCCTCATCATGTCCATGGGCATCACTCCCACGCTCCCGAGCACCTCGGTCACGCTGACCCCCATGCTCATGCCCACGATCATCACCACGACGGACACTCCCACAGCCACTTGCCTGTGACGCCCGACGGCACCGCCATGTCTTGGCGCAGCCTGCTCATGCTGGGCTTGTCGGCGGGGTTGGTGCCCTGCCCAGCGGCCCTGGTGTTGCTGCTGGGGGCGATCGCCTTTGGCAATCCGGTTTCGGGGTTGCTGCTAGTGGTGGCTTTCAGCCTAGGGCTGGCCAGCGTTTTAGCGGGTTTGGGTCTACTGCTGGTTTCGGCCAAACGAGTGTTTAAGCAGGTGCCTGTGCCTCGCCTTCAGTCCTTGCAGTGGCTACCGCTGGCCAGCGCGATGGGCATCACCATTATCGGTCTGGGCATTTCGACCCGATCGCTCATGCAGCTGCTCTAGCGCCTGACCAAAGTTTCACCGTCAACGTTTTTGCTCACCGCCCGATTTGCCCCTTTCAATTACAGGATGCACACCATGCCAACTCTCCTGCGCTGGACAATGACCCTGCCCTTGGCGATCGCCTTTGTCTCACCCGCCCTGGCCAATCCGGCAGCCCCCCAGCAGGCCGAATCCGTCGTGTCGCTCTTTTGTTACATGGTTACCACCGACGGCCAAGTGCGCGACCTGTCATCGCTCTGCGGCAGCTCTGCAGATGCCACCCCTCAACCAGTAGTTCAAAACACCGAGCCTTGCTATTTCTTAGACAGCGATGGCAAACCCTGTACGGCCACGGGTAAACCCATCTTTAGCAATTAGCGCTATTGGTCTGATCGTTTAGGCTCCAGTCGTAGGGCAGGTAGCGGATCTCAGTCAGAGCCGACAGGGGTGAACTCGGGCTCAGGTACGTGCCGATGTAGTCAGGCACCGAGGGGGCAACCCGCAAAAAGTCTTCGCCATACCACTTAAAGATCATGCTGCAGTAAAGCACTCCGGTCTCGGCGTCGTAGCGCACCTTGTCAGGATTGTGGATGAAGCGGTGGGCGTCTGTTTCGAGCTGGGCCTCTACAATGTCGGGCCAGTAGGCTTCGTTGCGCAGAATCGGGCAACCCCCAGAGGCACAGACTAGAGCAAAGTGTGTGCGTGGCTCTTTGAACTGGGGGCGCAGCAGGTCGTGTTCCAGATTGTTCAAGCTGACGGATTTGCCATCGAGCCTGTAGAGAGAGCGGCTGAAAAATCGCCAGAAGGCCAGCCAGTTGGGGATCCCTAGCACCTTGGGCAAAATCGAGTCGATGGGGTAGCGAGCGAGCACCTGCTGAATGGCGAGGGCGTTGTAGAGGTTGATGATCAGAGCCAACGATTCTTCAGAGGTTAGGCCATCGCGGCTGTCGGGCAACGAAGTCAGCCAGGCGTCCAGATCGGGAGCAGCCTCGCGCTGCCAGCGGGCGTAGCCAACCCGGCCCTTGTCATCGACGTAGGTCTGAAGCAGCGTATTCCAGGGGGTAAAATTCACCATGCCCATCTCCTGCGCCTGACGCGTAATGCCTTATGTTCTCAATGCCAGCCCCGACGGTGCCACTGCGGACCTTAGCGCAAGCCTTGGCCTGGTGGGTCGTAAGCCGCTGGGTACAGCGGGCGTTTCCGGGAGTGCCAACTCTAACGACTCAACAGCTGGCCGAATGGTTAAGCCAGGGCAGAGCACCTTCCCCTATTCTGCTCGATGTGCGCGGAGACGACGAGTTTGCCGTTAGTCACTTGCCGGAAGCCCACCGCGTCGCCAGTCTGGATGCGGCTCTGGCTTTGGGGTTAGACCGCGATCGCCCTATTGTGGCCTACTGTTCAGTGGGCTATCGCTCGGCTCGGCTAGTGGAGCAACTGCAAGGGCTGGGCTACACCGAGGTCTATAACCTAGCGGGATCCATCTTTAAATGGGCCAATGAGGGGCGATCGCTGGTCAACCAAAATCAACCAAAACCCCAAGTGCATCCCTACAACGCCATCTGGAGAATGTTGCTCAAACCTGGCCTCGCCGCTCCCCTGAACAAAAACAATGGGGAGTAGCCCAAAACAGCATTCTCTAGACGCCCCCGCTGACGATGCGCTCCCACTGGGGGAGGTCGGCAGGATAGTCAATATCGGTGAGGGGGGTTAGCAGCTCAATGGTGAGCCCTTGGGCCTTGGCGATCGCCAGAGTTTGCTCCAATACCCGGTCGGTGCCCCAGTCGATGTCTTTGAATAGAGCCATCTCCAGCTGCCGCAGCCCAATTAGATAGTAGCCGCCGTCGGTAGCAGGGCCGATCGCTACATCAACCCGCTCTAGTGCCTGGAGCGCGGCGGCGAGGTGATCGGTGCCCAGAGCGGGGCAGTCGCTGCCAATGGCGATCGCCCCAGGGCGGCCCAGATCAAAGCTTTGGCTAAAAGCAGCGATCAGGCGATCGCCTAGGGAACCCGAGCTTTGGGCGCAATAGGCGACGGCATTGCCCAGCCAGCCCTGCATTTGCGCCAGACTGCCCCCAGCGAAATGAACCTCCACCGTCAGGGGCAAATGCTGGGCGGCAGCGGTCACTTGAGCTAGCACATGCTCAGTCATTTGGCGCTGGAGCGTTGCCGCCCCCTCTGGTCCCAGGTGTGGAATCAGGCGAGTTTTGGTGCGTCCGGGCTCTGGGTAGCGGGTAAACATTAGCAGGCCAAAGGGCCTCTCTTTAGCGCTGGCATGTGGTTGACCCATAGTGAAATTCCCCTGCGCTATCTGTGCTATTGCAAATGTCCATCAAATTAGGACAGGAATCCTCTGGTAGGGGCATTGCACTGCAATGCCCCTACCAGAGGATTCCTGCTCAATATCTATCATGGGTCAATGTTGCTTCACAGGCCAAGCTGGGGCGATCGCGAGACAACGAGCTATCAATATTCCATTACCCAGCAACCCAGCCCCCTAGTCTAATCCCCACCAAAACAGCCCAACAAAAAAGGCGCGGCCGAGGCCACGCCTTGATGCATCGGTTCCATCGTAGCGAGGGGAACCCGGTAGATGCATTAGCGAGTCGGTACGTTGCCAGGACGAACCGTAATGGTCTGCTCGCGGCCGTCACGTCGCAGGGTCAGGGCTAGATCCTGGCCGACGGTCGAGCCCTCCACAGCCTGCTGAACGGCGGCACTTTCCTTGACGGGCTGGCCCTCAACGGCCACGATTACGTCACCTGGACGCAGACCACCTTGGGCTGCTGGGGAGTTGCGCATCACCTGCACAATCAGCACACCTTCCTCTTCCTCTACGGTAAAAGGCCGGTCGGGGCTATTGTTGATATTTTCCTTCACCTCAGGCGACAGATTCGCCATTTGAATGCCGAGGTAGGCATGCTCCACCCGGCCAGTTTCAATCAGCTGGGCGCTGATCCGCTGCACGGTGTTGATGGGAATGGCAAAACCAATCCCCTGCGCCCCCTGAATGATGGCGGTGTTGACGCCAATCACCTCACCGTTGAGGTTAAGCAAGGGACCCCCAGAGTTACCGGGGTTAATGGCGGCATCAGTTTGAATAAACTCAACCCGCTTATCGGGCACGCCCACCTCGCGACTAGAACGACCAGTAGCGCTGATGATCCCAGCAGTGACCGTGCTGTCGAGGCCTAATGGGTTGCCAATGGCGATCGCCCACTCGCCCGTCTGCAGCTGATCCGAGTCGCTGATGGCCACGGTGGGCAAGTCGTTGGCATCAATTTTGATCACGGCGACGTCGGTCACCTGGTCGGCCCCCAGCACCTCGCCAGTAAAGCTACGACCGTCCGTTAGGGTGACCTCTACTTCGTCGGCCCCAGCTACCACGTGGGCGTTGGTGATAATTTGCCCGTCAGCGGAGGTAATAAAACCAGAGCCCACGCCCCGCTGCACCTGCTCTCCTTGGGGCACCTGCATGTTGCCAAAAAACTGCCGGAAGAACGGGTCTTGGAACATCGGCGGCAGGTTGGTTTGCACCGTGCGGGTCGCGTTAATGCGAACAACCGAGGGTTCTACCTGGCGCACAATGTCGGCGATGACGTTAGGGCTGGACACTGAGGGCGCGATCGCCAGACCATTCTGAGCAACGCTGCCCTGGGGCTGGCTCTCTTGAGCTTCCGCCTCAGGGGCGGCCGAATCCCGATCGCCGTTCCAGAAGCCATTGTCCCAAAAGACGTCAGTCGTGGTCGGCTGGCTATTATTCGAAGGCTGCACCAGGGCACTGATAGCCTGGCCACCGGCAGTGGCGATTCCTGCCCCCAACATCACCAGGGCTAACGACTTAACGGTAGGCCGCACACTGCGCCCAGAACCCCGCTCAGAACGCTCAGAACCATCCTTCTCCATTGCTGTTACCTCGTTTATGTGTCGCATGTTTACAACAATAGAGTTATAGTATGGCGCAGCAATGGCGGGTGGGTGGCGAAGCTGTGACACTTTGGCCCATTTGACTGTGACGATTCGGCGCAGGGCATACGAGGTATAGGGCTGAGGGTACAGGGATTAGGGAATGGCTTTACACCAAATCCTGAATGAATACCTCGATTTGTGGGGGCGTAGCATGCTACGCCCCTACGGGTTCCTGATCATGAATCAGGGTTTACCAAATTGAATTTGGTATTACACCTTAAACCTTGCTCTCCGGCCCTCTAGTATTTGATGCCGTCGCGCTCCTTATCCTTCTTGGGCACGTTGGGCACGTTGGGCGCGGCGTTTTTGACCACAAAGTCAATAATCTTGCCCGCCACATCCATGTCGGTAGCCTTTTCGATTCCTTCGAGGCCGGGCGACGAGTTGACCTCCATCACTACAGGGCCATGGTTAGAGCGCAGTAGATCTACCCCCGCCACTCGCAGGCCCATGGCCTTAGCAGCGCGAATAGCGGTGCTGCGTTCTTCGGGGGTGAGACGCACGCGGCTGGCCGACCCACCTCGGTGCAGGTTAGAACGAAACTCCCCCGGTGCCCCCTGGCGCTTCATGGCGGCTACCACCTTGTCGCCGACCACAAAGCAGCGAATATCCATGCCGCCCGCCTCTTTGATGAATTCCTGCACCAGAATGTTGGCGTCGAGGCCACGAAAGGCCTCAATCACAGACTTGGCCGCCTGTTGGGTTTCAGCCAGCACCACGCCAATACCCTGGGTGCCCTCCAGCAGCTTGATCACCAGGGGGGCACCGCCAACAATATCGACCAGGCCATCGATATCTTTGGTGGAGTGGGCAAAGCCGGTCACTGGCAGGCCGATGCCTCGACGGGCCATGATTTGCAGCGACCTGAGCTTGTCGCGCGACCTGGAAATCGCCATGGAGGTGTTGGCCGTAAACACCCCCATAATTTCAAACTGGCGCACCACTGCCGTGCCGTAGAACGTGTTCGACGCTCCGATGCGAGGAATCACCGCATCAATATCGATTAGGGGTTGGCTTTGGTACATCACCTTGGGCTGGTGGGAGGTGATGTTCATGTAGCAGCGCAGGTGGTCAATCACCTGCATTTCGTGGCCACGTTCTTCCCCCGCCTGCTTCAGCCGTCGAGTCGAGTAGAGGGTGGCGTCCCTGGATAAGATCGCAATTTTCATGGCGCTTCTAGGAGTCATCCTTGGGGGTTGTGCTTAGGGGTAGATATCGGCAAATTGATCTGTTCGGGCAGGGGTTGCAGGTACGATCGCCCCGGATCCACCAAGTAGCGACGGCGCACCGCCTGGCGACCCAGCAGCATGCGAAAGCCCATCTCATCTCGGTTGGTCAGCGTTAGCTCAATGGCCCATACCGCGCCGCCCACCTGCACCAGGGTTTCAATCACCGGGCGCAGTTCCTCCTGCCCTCCTGAGTTACGCACCATGCGTTCCTCTAGCAGAGCGGCCTCGGCGGTAACAATATAATCGTCATTGCGCTGGATTGGGTGGGCATTAAAGCGCACCATAGCCCTGCCTGTCCGCTCAAAGCGCTCCACAGCAAAAGCATGGAGAGCAGATGATCGCGCTCCGGTATCAACCTTGGCTTTGATGACCTGAACCCCCAGCGTTGGCAGGGCTATCCACTCTCGCCAACCAATAATTGCAGCCGTTGCAGCACCAGAACGCATACCACCTCTGAGAGCATAACAGGACAGGGGACGGTTTTAGCTTAGGGGCCCCCGGTCTGGGGAAGAGGGGTCAAAGGCTGGTCTGGCATCGGGTTTGGGGAGTCGCTCGCCGGTTCAGGATTGCGATCGGGTAAATTTCGCAGGCTCTCGGGGGTGAGGGTGGCCAGCAGGCTCAGCAGGTAAGGCTCACCGCCGAGAGTCGCTGCAAAGGCTGGGGTTAGAGCGGGCTGAAAACGCTGATCGCCCTCTAGGGTGAGCTTGAAGTAGGCCAATCCCAGCACCTGCATGTAGGACCACACCTGCTCAGGGTTTAGCCCAACGAGCTCAGGCGGAATCGTAAGTGGCTGATCGCTCTGGGCGATATCCCCAATCGTTGAGAAATGGGTGCCTCGGTTGATCAGCAGCAGGTAGCGATCGCGGGCAGTCAGCCAGGTAAACGGCTCAATCTGTTCTGGAAAGGCGGGTGCCACCGTGTCGGCCGTGCCCGCCACCACCATGACGGGCACCTGGATCTGGCCGTAGCCAGTCGGCCCAAACAGGGCACTGCCAATGGGGTTCATGACAAACACCGACTTGACGCGGGGATCGCTCAGACCGTTGCCCGGGTTGCCCAGCCGCGCCGCCTGACACTGCAACAGCAGCGACGGATTGAACGACAGCGTGCTGGGGGGGCAGGCCGTCGCCAGCCCCGCTTCATCAAAGTTTGCCCCGCTCAGCGCCAGGGCCGTATAGCCCCCAAAGGACTGACCAATGACACCAACCCGCTCCAGATCGAGCCGCCTACGAATAGGGGAAGGGCTCTGGTTGAGCCGATCCAACGTGTTGAGGGTCAGCGACACATCCCGAGGCCGACGCAAAAACTCTTCGTCCTGCACCACCGCGTCCGATCGCCCCGCCAGCAGGGCGTAAAGCTGCTGATCGTTGCTGCCGGGGTGCTCCAGGGTCGCTACTGCAATACCCCCGGTGGCTAGATACTCCGCCAGGTAGCTGTAGCTGTTGAGGGTGCCCCCTAGCCCGTGGGAGATCACCACTAGGGGAAACCCTGTTGCCGGCACTCCCTGTCGTCCCGGCAACACCTTGGGTAGGTAGAGCTGCACCGGGCTGGGCAACCCCGGCACCACCACCTGAATGCGATCGACGCTGTACTGACGCTCGCTCTGCACCAGTTGCAGCAGCGCGTTGGCATCGACTGGGTTAGCAGCAGCTTCAGCGCTGGCGATCGCCTGCACCTGATTAAAGGCCGCCTCCGACTGCAAAATCGTCTGGTTGATCTCCTGGGCGATCGCCAGCCCCTCGATCAGGTCAATGCGCATCGCCTCAGTGGGGTAGGTTTTGAGCACGTTGACCAGAGTAAAGCCGCCCTCAGGATCCGCGGCAGCCAAGATCAGCGCCCCGCGCAGGGCCTGCACATTGGCTTGGCGCACGGGGGTTTGCACCACCCGACCAATCTGCTCCAGCAGCAGCACTCCCTGCTCGGTGTAGAGAAACTGGGCCACCGCCACTGGGCTCAGCCCTGCTGGGGTACTCAACACCTCTCGAATTTGGCCGAGCTGCTCATCCGATATCTGGAGCTGTCGTCGATAGGCTTGCAGCTGAGGAGTAAGCTCGCCTGTAGTCGCAAACCGTTCTAGATCAGCGATCGGAATGGAACGCTGCAAAATGCCGAAGGTAACAATCAGGTTTTCGGCAGCAGCGCTCGGCAAGGCCGTCGCCAGTGCCCCTAAAAGCCCTAGAGTCCAAGACAGCCAAAGCCGCCGCCAGGGGCGCGCGGTTTTCATAAAAGAAAGCATGGCAGGGCCTTTGCAGGTCACGGTGCGTAGAGAAGCCGCTAACGGGGAATAGCCACAGGATGTGCTGAAATGTGGTCAAGCAACCCTTCGCAGGCATCTAGCAGGAGATCAATGACGTAGGTAAACCCTTCAGGGCCACCATAGTAGGGGTCAGGAACGTCTTTGTCGGGGTGAGTGCGGCAAAAATCACACATCAGTCGCACTCGATCGCGATATTGGCCAGCGGGGTCGAGGGCCAATATATCGCGATAATTTTGGCGATCCATCGCCAAAATGTAGTCAAAGCGGTCAAAGTCAACGATGCCAAACTGGCGAGCGCGCCCCACCAGATCAATGCCGTAGGCTTTAGCAGCCTGGGCCATGCGGCGATCGGGGGCACTGCCCACGTGGTAGCTAGCGGTGCCCGCCGAGTCACACACCACCCGATCGCCCAGCTGTCGCTGCTCAATCAGGTGATTCATAATGTTTTCTGCCGAGGGCGACCTACAGATGTTGCCCAGGCACACGAATAAAAGGCGCGTTGTCATAGCACTGGCAACCGAGCCTTACAGACCGGGTAGGTTGAGGCCGCCGGTGAGCACCTCCATGCGATCGCGCATGGTGGCCGTCGATTTTTCGTAGGCGTCTTTCATGGCGGTGGCCACCAGGTCAGAGAGCACCTCAGCCCCTTCGTTGAGAGCTTCGGGGGCAATGGTGACGCCCTTGGGCTCCTGGTTACCGCTCATGGTGACCTTGACCAGGCCACCGCCCGATTCTCCTTGGATCTCCATTTGTTCCAGCTCTTCTTGCAGCTGCTTGGCCCCTTCTTGAATCTGCTGGGCTTTTTTGAAGGCCTCGGTGAGTTCCTTCATCTTGCCTAACCCAAACCCAAATCCTTGACCTTGTGACATGGAGTTTCTCTCGAACGTACAGCGCGCTGGTGGCGTGAATTCTGTGGTTGCCAATCAGCTATTAGATTCTAGCGCCCAGCGGCAAAATCTTAGAGTTTCAGAGTATTTCGTCTAAAAAAACCTCCCATTGAGAGACGTAGGCTCAGCCCATTGAGTTAACGGTGGCGAAACTGCGAATAGGGATAAGGGGCGTCAGTTTGATTAGAGTGCTTCTGATCCCATTTAGATACCAGCCGATGTCTTAGGTTGCCCGGCTAACGCAATGTCAGCTGGAACACTTCAAGTAGGGTTATCTACCCTTGGCCGGGGGTTGAGCTAAACCTTAGGCTTTATAAATAGAGATACATTCGGTTGCCCGCGAGTGTGTCGCAAGTTGCTCACGCTAGGGCTAAGCGTAGAACCATGGGATTTTTTGACTCAGAGATTGTTCAGCAAGAAGCTATGCAGCTGTTTCAGGACTATCAGTCGCTGGTGCAGCTAGGGAGTGGCTACGGCAAGTTCGATCGCGAGGGCAAGAAGATGTACATTGCCCAGATGGAAGCCATGATGGAGCGCTACCACATCTTCATGAAGCGCTTTGAGCTTTCCGAAGACTTTCAGGCCCAAATGACGGTCGAACAGCTCAAGACGCAGCTAGGCCAGTTTGGCATGACCCCTGACATGATGTTTCAGCAAATGCATCAGACCTTAGAGCGCATGAAAGCTGAGATTGGGACATAGGCCAAGCTAAGCCCGACTTTGTTAGAAGAGAGAATTAGAGCATCTGGCGCCGTTACGCCGGTATGACAAGCCGCTTTGGCCTCGCGCAACCTGTCCGAAAGCCATATCCTGAGGAGAGCTGGAGTTTAGAGTTCTTCGTCAGGTGAACTTTTCCAGGAAAATCATCTACGCAAAGCACGGTTAGAATGCGCGATCGCACCCCAGAGTTAGCCACCGTTCAGAGTAAGGTGCAGCAATACAGCCAGCTTATCGATGGGCTACTGCTTTACCGCTCGGTGTTTGATCCCCCCGTGGGAGCTACCTTTCTGGCGCTGCTAACGGCTCTAGAATCAGGAGATGCGGCCCTCAGCCTGCGCACCTACAGCGCTTGGTTTCAAGCGCTGGCCACCAGCGAGGCCAGTTGGAGCAGCTACCTGCTGCGGCAAATTGCCTACGCCGAAAATCCCTTTACGCTACAATCCCAGCGCACCGATTTTGCCCAACTGCCCACCGCTTTGGTGGAAGCCGCCCGCCGCGATTTGAGCACCCTTCAGGCGCTTTATCAGCTCGGCGGCGACACCATGGCGGGGTGGGTACAGGCGATCGCTCAAATTCCCCAAGCCCCCGTAGCCTGGGCCATAGATGAGACCATTCCACCGTCGCTGACGCTCTCCCCAGACG is a window from the Leptolyngbya subtilissima AS-A7 genome containing:
- a CDS encoding tetratricopeptide repeat protein, whose translation is MARATRNDSWYLLAEKSAQQSLVNLPFDNKGAVLALAQIAEAQHDFTTAIRLAKSVGHPDALGLVVTAKLALGEVEEAAAEANKLAEQYPSLGSLTLKALAHEAQGQDDQALAAFQQAIAAEEPDNSVGSAQARVFLGRFYAQRGNHSLAKGLYREALRIVPDYPLAHLQLAELATVKGQYRTAKYHYQAVGGPTALHGLARLQALQGRSATEAWKAAETELRRNVEGNALGHRRNLAHLLLERGDPADVAEAVALMETETANRRDAQTLDTLAWTLGSAGRLPEAQQALQEALDQGVRSAAIAYRAGEIELALNHPVQAAEFFRQATEIDPTFTPQTRQRLGLTKQEK
- a CDS encoding nickel/cobalt transporter; the protein is MITQQFHQDLRRLRCRWYSALGLLVALICIGVGLAIAPPAAAHWGDLAAAEIATEGTETRIALTYPTGLTAFADDDSSGQLSTDELIRHQEALTRQLESAIALKDSRNQSPRLTLQPTVDSASANARIAPGSHTTLQLLYSWAEPPSGLAIAYTLFPPDAPEASCLATIAQNGQVTNHVFTPQDPNFTVRTAGSAALGSKAWFVTLLGAFLWGAVHSLSPGHGKTLVGAYLVGERATSRHALFLALTTTVTHTLGVFALGLITLAAARYVLPEQIYPWLSLLSGAMIVCIGANLITQRRRRSSHQPSAHIHALGELPHAHHGIHTHAPREAHVHAHNNSHGHEHHTHANPHHVHGHHSHAPEHLGHADPHAHAHDHHHDGHSHSHLPVTPDGTAMSWRSLLMLGLSAGLVPCPAALVLLLGAIAFGNPVSGLLLVVAFSLGLASVLAGLGLLLVSAKRVFKQVPVPRLQSLQWLPLASAMGITIIGLGISTRSLMQLL
- a CDS encoding DUF547 domain-containing protein — encoded protein: MVNFTPWNTLLQTYVDDKGRVGYARWQREAAPDLDAWLTSLPDSRDGLTSEESLALIINLYNALAIQQVLARYPIDSILPKVLGIPNWLAFWRFFSRSLYRLDGKSVSLNNLEHDLLRPQFKEPRTHFALVCASGGCPILRNEAYWPDIVEAQLETDAHRFIHNPDKVRYDAETGVLYCSMIFKWYGEDFLRVAPSVPDYIGTYLSPSSPLSALTEIRYLPYDWSLNDQTNSANC
- a CDS encoding rhodanese-like domain-containing protein, whose product is MFSMPAPTVPLRTLAQALAWWVVSRWVQRAFPGVPTLTTQQLAEWLSQGRAPSPILLDVRGDDEFAVSHLPEAHRVASLDAALALGLDRDRPIVAYCSVGYRSARLVEQLQGLGYTEVYNLAGSIFKWANEGRSLVNQNQPKPQVHPYNAIWRMLLKPGLAAPLNKNNGE
- a CDS encoding TIGR04282 family arsenosugar biosynthesis glycosyltransferase; amino-acid sequence: MGQPHASAKERPFGLLMFTRYPEPGRTKTRLIPHLGPEGAATLQRQMTEHVLAQVTAAAQHLPLTVEVHFAGGSLAQMQGWLGNAVAYCAQSSGSLGDRLIAAFSQSFDLGRPGAIAIGSDCPALGTDHLAAALQALERVDVAIGPATDGGYYLIGLRQLEMALFKDIDWGTDRVLEQTLAIAKAQGLTIELLTPLTDIDYPADLPQWERIVSGGV
- a CDS encoding HhoA/HhoB/HtrA family serine endopeptidase — encoded protein: MEKDGSERSERGSGRSVRPTVKSLALVMLGAGIATAGGQAISALVQPSNNSQPTTTDVFWDNGFWNGDRDSAAPEAEAQESQPQGSVAQNGLAIAPSVSSPNVIADIVRQVEPSVVRINATRTVQTNLPPMFQDPFFRQFFGNMQVPQGEQVQRGVGSGFITSADGQIITNAHVVAGADEVEVTLTDGRSFTGEVLGADQVTDVAVIKIDANDLPTVAISDSDQLQTGEWAIAIGNPLGLDSTVTAGIISATGRSSREVGVPDKRVEFIQTDAAINPGNSGGPLLNLNGEVIGVNTAIIQGAQGIGFAIPINTVQRISAQLIETGRVEHAYLGIQMANLSPEVKENINNSPDRPFTVEEEEGVLIVQVMRNSPAAQGGLRPGDVIVAVEGQPVKESAAVQQAVEGSTVGQDLALTLRRDGREQTITVRPGNVPTR
- the rimK gene encoding 30S ribosomal protein S6--L-glutamate ligase codes for the protein MKIAILSRDATLYSTRRLKQAGEERGHEMQVIDHLRCYMNITSHQPKVMYQSQPLIDIDAVIPRIGASNTFYGTAVVRQFEIMGVFTANTSMAISRSRDKLRSLQIMARRGIGLPVTGFAHSTKDIDGLVDIVGGAPLVIKLLEGTQGIGVVLAETQQAAKSVIEAFRGLDANILVQEFIKEAGGMDIRCFVVGDKVVAAMKRQGAPGEFRSNLHRGGSASRVRLTPEERSTAIRAAKAMGLRVAGVDLLRSNHGPVVMEVNSSPGLEGIEKATDMDVAGKIIDFVVKNAAPNVPNVPKKDKERDGIKY
- a CDS encoding ATP-dependent zinc protease family protein; this encodes MRSGAATAAIIGWREWIALPTLGVQVIKAKVDTGARSSALHAFAVERFERTGRAMVRFNAHPIQRNDDYIVTAEAALLEERMVRNSGGQEELRPVIETLVQVGGAVWAIELTLTNRDEMGFRMLLGRQAVRRRYLVDPGRSYLQPLPEQINLPISTPKHNPQG